A genome region from Anaerolineae bacterium includes the following:
- a CDS encoding TraR/DksA C4-type zinc finger protein, whose amino-acid sequence MCENCGKPINPERLEILLAVIPCADCAQ is encoded by the coding sequence ATTTGTGAAAATTGTGGAAAACCAATTAATCCCGAACGGTTAGAAATTTTGCTAGCCGTTATACCTTGCGCAGACT
- a CDS encoding response regulator transcription factor: MGYKKISRLVENLTSPSPNRVRSANDKFHLGETKIARFSVQKSPNLVWVSRGEKRYNRSVSKHVWKVAERKPKNEETGTMTSVFIISDHAIFGQGLENLLREETVVDIAGQATGVTQGIEQIKGLQPDIVIIDTNGPPNDSAATIMRILMEMPNVKVISLSLHHNKFYIFRALLGIVTSPRDLVKAVEQDVLFLNQLNYGSSPTD, translated from the coding sequence GTGGGTTATAAAAAAATATCAAGGTTAGTGGAAAATTTAACATCTCCTTCGCCCAATCGAGTAAGGAGCGCCAATGATAAATTCCATCTGGGTGAGACAAAGATAGCTCGTTTTTCGGTTCAAAAATCGCCCAATTTAGTATGGGTGAGCCGAGGTGAGAAACGATATAATAGAAGTGTATCTAAGCATGTCTGGAAAGTTGCGGAGAGAAAACCTAAAAATGAGGAGACTGGGACGATGACATCGGTATTTATCATTTCCGATCACGCCATATTTGGGCAAGGCTTGGAAAATCTACTGCGTGAAGAAACCGTGGTTGATATTGCCGGGCAGGCAACAGGAGTGACCCAGGGAATTGAACAGATTAAAGGGTTACAACCGGATATTGTCATCATTGATACCAATGGCCCGCCCAATGATTCTGCGGCAACGATAATGCGTATTCTCATGGAAATGCCGAATGTTAAAGTAATCAGCTTGAGCTTGCATCATAACAAATTTTACATCTTCCGCGCTCTGTTGGGTATTGTTACCAGCCCGCGTGATTTGGTCAAAGCTGTTGAACAGGATGTTTTGTTTCTCAACCAATTAAATTACGGTTCCAGCCCAACTGATTGA